The proteins below come from a single Candidatus Bathyarchaeota archaeon genomic window:
- a CDS encoding tryptophan--tRNA ligase yields the protein MSLPNGEENNNEMVVTPWEVKGKVDYQRLIKEFGTQPLTPELLDRVTSYTDKLHLQLERQIFFSHRDLDTVLDLYDKGTKFVLYTGRGPSGPVHIGHLVPWIFTLHIQQKFKTRLYFQITDDEKYLISDERGLQETSKWSYENALDLIALGYKPEDTFIIYDTVDIDLLYDITLQVAKRITYSTARSSFGFQDSTNIGWVYWPAIQAAPCFIHKKLTGENVPALIPAAIDQDPYWRVTRDVAQKLGYYKPAQIHCRFLPGLGTGGKMSASMPETSIFTVDSPEVVKKKIWNAFTGGKGTAAEQRKEGADPSVCSIFQYYVFLFEEDSARLAERERRCRGGEMLCGECKKDIAEKLNRFLQAHQERREKAKDVIEQYHIKRK from the coding sequence ATGTCTCTGCCAAACGGTGAAGAAAACAACAACGAAATGGTTGTAACCCCCTGGGAAGTCAAGGGCAAAGTCGATTACCAGCGGCTCATCAAAGAATTCGGCACCCAACCCCTCACACCCGAGCTGCTGGACCGAGTCACCAGCTACACTGACAAGCTGCATCTGCAGCTAGAGCGCCAGATTTTCTTTAGCCACCGCGACCTCGACACCGTCCTAGACCTCTACGATAAGGGCACAAAATTTGTGCTTTACACGGGCAGAGGACCAAGCGGCCCAGTGCACATCGGGCATCTGGTGCCATGGATTTTCACGTTGCACATACAGCAGAAATTCAAGACTCGGCTCTATTTTCAAATCACCGACGACGAAAAATACCTCATCAGCGATGAACGAGGCCTGCAGGAAACCTCTAAGTGGAGCTACGAGAACGCCCTCGATTTAATCGCGCTCGGCTACAAGCCCGAGGACACCTTCATAATCTATGATACTGTTGACATCGATCTGCTCTACGATATCACGTTGCAAGTTGCCAAGCGTATCACCTATAGCACTGCCCGCAGCAGTTTCGGCTTCCAAGACAGCACCAACATCGGCTGGGTTTACTGGCCCGCCATCCAAGCTGCACCATGCTTTATCCATAAAAAACTCACAGGCGAAAACGTTCCCGCGCTCATCCCCGCAGCCATCGACCAGGACCCCTACTGGCGCGTCACCCGCGACGTCGCCCAGAAACTGGGCTACTACAAACCAGCCCAAATCCACTGCCGTTTTCTTCCTGGTCTAGGCACAGGCGGAAAAATGAGTGCATCGATGCCTGAAACCAGCATATTCACTGTTGACTCCCCCGAGGTGGTGAAGAAGAAAATCTGGAATGCCTTCACCGGCGGCAAAGGCACCGCGGCTGAGCAACGCAAAGAAGGCGCTGACCCCAGTGTCTGCAGCATCTTCCAGTACTATGTGTTCCTCTTCGAAGAGGACAGCGCCAGGCTGGCGGAGCGGGAGAGGAGGTGCCGCGGCGGCGAGATGCTTTGCGGCGAATGCAAAAAAGACATAGCGGAGAAACTCAACCGTTTCCTTCAAGCCCATCAGGAACGCCGCGAGAAAGCCAAAGACGTCATCGAGCAGTACCACATAAAACGCAAGTAG
- a CDS encoding serine protease: MDKQEKIDREPVHCMAVINENDLVPKSWLEIGCNASNSVARISVFRYEHGLPVQTPLPYYGTGWLIGRQHIITNHHVINAREDGEKNASIEDLALQAKHAIVQFDYNPPLSEGKKLTVDSLQTFCECGSDPDLDFAILKLAQPFRSPLTLNPTYLKLHSSQKQIAVNIIQHPEGGKQMISLRNNSACRLEESDLLYYSDTLFGSSGSPVFNDDWQAIALHKCFMDTPEPLMYQGIPAYQVNMGTRIDKIIEYIKTKSPQVWSEINANIT, from the coding sequence ATGGATAAGCAAGAAAAGATAGATAGAGAACCCGTCCACTGCATGGCAGTGATTAATGAAAACGATCTGGTGCCCAAATCTTGGCTGGAAATCGGGTGCAACGCAAGCAACTCAGTTGCACGTATATCCGTTTTTAGATATGAGCATGGTTTGCCAGTACAGACACCACTGCCCTACTATGGAACTGGATGGCTGATTGGTCGGCAACACATAATCACTAACCACCACGTGATCAATGCACGTGAAGACGGTGAAAAAAACGCCTCCATTGAAGACTTGGCGCTGCAAGCTAAACATGCAATAGTGCAATTTGATTATAATCCGCCTCTAAGTGAGGGCAAGAAGTTAACGGTTGATTCTCTGCAGACTTTTTGCGAATGCGGTTCAGATCCCGATCTTGACTTTGCTATACTAAAGTTAGCCCAGCCCTTCCGCAGCCCCTTGACGCTCAACCCCACATATCTGAAGCTACATTCTTCACAAAAACAGATTGCGGTAAACATTATCCAGCATCCTGAAGGCGGCAAGCAAATGATTAGCCTGCGCAACAACTCCGCCTGTAGACTCGAAGAGAGTGATCTGCTCTACTACAGTGATACGTTGTTTGGCTCGTCGGGTTCCCCTGTTTTCAACGATGATTGGCAGGCGATTGCTTTACATAAATGCTTCATGGATACCCCAGAACCTCTGATGTATCAGGGGATTCCAGCGTATCAGGTTAACATGGGAACACGCATAGACAAAATCATAGAATACATCAAGACAAAAAGCCCACAGGTTTGGAGCGAAATCAACGCAAACATCACCTAA
- a CDS encoding CBS domain-containing protein yields MSGNTLVKDIMTKNVKVAREDTTLHEVIATFSSFDIDSIIVVEGERPVGIITSKDALTRGFEHGLPVSAIKAGQVASSPLVTIDEEASVEEAAELMRRQHIKHLPVVSHEKLRGIISDTDIIFALPSMLTVMEEVCRPAIQH; encoded by the coding sequence TTGTCTGGCAACACGTTAGTTAAGGATATTATGACTAAAAACGTTAAGGTCGCCCGTGAAGACACAACCCTCCATGAGGTCATCGCGACGTTTAGCAGTTTTGACATAGACTCAATCATCGTGGTGGAAGGGGAGCGCCCGGTTGGAATCATAACCTCCAAAGACGCGTTAACTCGGGGGTTTGAGCATGGCTTACCCGTCAGCGCCATAAAAGCGGGGCAGGTTGCTTCAAGCCCACTTGTCACCATCGATGAGGAGGCAAGCGTGGAAGAAGCCGCTGAGTTGATGAGGCGCCAACACATCAAGCATCTGCCCGTGGTGAGCCATGAAAAACTTCGAGGCATAATCAGCGACACCGACATTATCTTTGCGTTGCCTTCGATGCTTACTGTTATGGAGGAAGTCTGTCGCCCCGCGATTCAGCATTAG
- a CDS encoding flavin reductase family protein, with product MSPKTPVNINSAYRLLHPMHVVMVSCVGNSGKPNATTLAWAMPTSQKPPLLAISIAPGRHSHTLIEESGEFVVNIPTLEILQAVYSCGSLTGRSFDKFKKANLTAAPAKTVKAPIIAECAAHIECEVDGQFSTGDHTIFVGKILEAYAEQGAFSDAGYDLKRVRHLYHVGGNNFATLDPKNYKA from the coding sequence ATGTCTCCGAAAACTCCAGTTAACATAAACAGCGCTTATCGGCTGCTGCATCCCATGCATGTGGTGATGGTGAGTTGCGTGGGCAACAGCGGCAAACCAAACGCAACCACGCTGGCTTGGGCTATGCCGACTTCGCAGAAGCCGCCGCTGCTAGCCATCAGCATTGCGCCTGGACGCCACAGCCATACCCTCATCGAGGAATCAGGCGAATTCGTCGTTAACATCCCAACCCTTGAGATTCTGCAGGCGGTTTACTCATGCGGCAGCCTCACGGGGCGAAGCTTCGATAAATTCAAGAAGGCTAATCTCACTGCGGCACCGGCCAAAACCGTTAAAGCCCCGATTATAGCTGAGTGCGCTGCGCATATCGAGTGCGAGGTGGATGGGCAATTCAGCACTGGGGACCATACGATTTTTGTGGGTAAAATATTGGAGGCTTACGCTGAGCAAGGTGCCTTTTCGGATGCGGGCTATGATCTTAAGCGGGTGCGTCACCTTTATCATGTTGGCGGCAACAACTTTGCTACTTTGGATCCGAAAAACTATAAGGCATAG